The following DNA comes from Humidesulfovibrio mexicanus.
GCAGGTGCTCCGGAATCACGCGGGTTTCGCTGAAAACGGCCATGAAAGAGCTGTCGCCGTTCCAGCGCGGGACGATCTGGAAATGGATGTGCGCGGCGATGCCGGAGCCGGCCGCCTCGCCCAGGTTGAGCCCGGCGTTGACTCCATGGGGGTTGAGGGCCTTTTTGAGGATGCCGATGCAGGCCCGCATGAGGTCCATGCATTCGTGGGATTCCTCGGCCGAAAGGTCCGTAAGGCAGCTTACGTGACGGTAGGGCGTGACCATGAGATGCGCGTTGTTGTACGGGTACCGGTTCATGATGACGTAGCTGTGAACCCCGCGGCGCAGGATGAAGCGTTCCGCGTCCTCGCCCGTGTGTTCTGGAATGCAGAACACGCACTCGGCAGGTTTCGGACCAAGAATGTACTCCATGCGCCAGGGCGCCCACAGGACGTTCATGAATCTCCTCGACTTTTCAAATCGTTGTGCAACGGTTTCATTTCAAGAGCTTTACCTTGCCCGGTTGCGGAGGGCAAGCCCGCCGTCGGCACCAGGGGATTGCTGCGGTGATTGGGCGAAATCCGGCAAGGCTGGCCTCTATCAGCACCCTCGCGGGCGTCGGCTGTGCCCAACTCCTCTGGATCATTGATGACGCGGCTTCTTTGCGGTCTGCGGCTCCGCTGTGCCCGATCCGCCGGGTTCCAGTCCTCGAATAAGCGACTTCGCGAGCTCGACCTGTTTGTCCCGCGTGACCGCTGCTCCGTCTATGGCGGCCGCGCGTACCTTGCGCAGCACACGGGCGAAGTTCGGCCCGTTTTTCAGTCCCATTATTTTCAAGTCACTGCCGTCAATGAGCAGTTCCTGTGTTCTTAACCTGGTAAGATATTGTGAAATATTTTTTCTCATTATTTCCCGGCGGCTTCTGGCCATCAGGAAAAGCACGCCTTCGACAGGCAGCGGGTCCAGGGCGAAGTAGATATCGCTCATGCTTGATTGCGTCTCGGCCCATGTCATGAGCCTGGCGAGCGACTCTCCAAGCAGATCACGCAACGCCAGGAATTCGCGCAGCTCCCGGTCGGAAAAGCGGAGTCGGCGGCAGACCAGCTCCAGGCTGTCTCGCTCGGCTCCCATGGTGAGCCCGAGCATGTAGAGCTTCCAGGTGTTCACGGGCGGCTCAAGGTAGAGCAGCCTGTACCAGTCGTGCACCTTGCGCAATTCCATGAGCACTCGCGTTCGGTCCGCATCAAGATGCAGCTGTGGGTGGATTGCTGCCAACAGTTTGAGATCCTGCAGGCGGCTTAAGCATTCCAAAACGTTCTCCTCGTCCAGGATGAGCTGCAGCTCATGGGCGATGCGCGCGCCGGAGAGTCTGGAGAAGAGGTTCAGCTGAACGGCGTTCTTGATGAGGCGCAAGGTCTGGCCGTCGATGCGGAAGTTGAATCGCTGCTCGAAGCGCACGGCACGCAGGATGCGCGTGGGGTCTTCCACGAAGCTCAAGGAGTGCAAAACCCGAATGGTCTTCTCCTTGATGTCCCGCTGGGAGCCGAAGAAGTCCATGAGTTGGCCGAAATGTCCGGGGGACAGGTTCAACGCCAAGGCGTTGATGGAAAAATCACGTCGGTAGAGGTCCATCTTGATGGAGGAGAGTTCGACGGTCGGCAGGGCCGTCGGGTATTCGTAATACTCCAGGCGCGCGGTGGCTACGTCGATGCGCTGTCCATCTGGGAACACGACTACCGCAGTCTTGAATTTCTGGTGCTCCTTGACGCGACCCTGCCTAGCCTGGGACAGGGCGTGGGCAAAGCGGATGCCGTCCCCTTCCACCACAAGGTCGATATCGAGATTCGGCCGCGCGAGGAGAATGTCGCGCACGAATCCGCCAACGGCATACACCTTGTAGCCCAGCTCCTTGGCCAGCAGCCCCGCCTGCTCCAGCAGGGCGATGATGGAGCCGGGGAGCCGCGTGCGCATGACGCTTCTGATGTTGCGGTCGCGCTTGGGGTCCGGAAGCAGGGTCTCCGGGATGCGCGCCGACTCTTCCACCAGCAGGTTCACAAGGTCGGTTCTCGTGATCACGCCGATGATCATTCCGTTCTCGACAACAGGGAGAAAGCGTTGCCGCTTGCCGATGACGATCTCCATGACCTGGTGCAAAGTAGCGGTAGGTGCGGCCGTGGTGAAATCCGTGACCATGTATTCCGCCAGAGGCACGGATTTCAGCCCGTGCCCAACGGCCTTGTCCGCCGTGCGCTGGTCAAGCAGACCAACGCAGCGCATGGTGCCCGGCATAACAACCGCCACACTTTTCAGGCCAAAGCGGGTCATGAGCTCGGCCGCGTCAGCCATGGGGCGATCGGAGTCGATGACCTTGGGCGGCTTGGTCATGAGCGATCCGGCCGTGATCTGCGGGTTGATGTGCGAATAGAGCAGGGCGAGCAGTTCGTCGCGCACCTCGCTCAAGGTCTTGTCCTTAACCGTGGCCGAAGCGGCGTAGCCGTGCCCGCCGCCGCCGAAGAAGGAGCAGATGAAGCCCACGTTCACGTCGCTGGCGCGTGACCTGGCCACGATGTGGATGCGGTCGCCCATGCGGCCAAGCGCGAACATCACGCGAACGTTTTCCATGTCGATGAATTTGTGCACAAGGTAGGCGAAGTCGCTGATGAACTCCTCGGTGCTCACCTCGGCGATGGTGACCTCAATACCATGAAAATCATGCGTCTTCGCCGATTCGATCATTTCCGAAAGCACGCGTATTTGCTCGGAGGACAGGTCGCGGGCGAGCAGGTCCGAGATCACGCCCAGGTCCATGCCATGGCGGCGCAGCCAGGCCGCAGCGTCGAAGTCCTCCGGCGTTGTGGAATTGAAGGCGAAGGAGCCTGTATCCTCGAAAATGCCCAGCCCCAGCACGGTTGCTTCCTCAACGCTGGGCGTGATGCCTTTGCTCATGAGCTCGTGGATAATGATCGTGGTGGTCGAGCCCCAGGACTTGACCAGCGAGTATTCAGCGGGAACGTCTTCCTCGGTGTCGGGATGGTGGTCGTACACATGTATGCGGATGCCCGGCTTGTCCAGCAGGGCCTGCACGTGCGGCACGCGCGACTTCTGCCGGGTGTCCACGATGACCAGCAGTTCCACGTCTGTTGGGTCTATGTCTTTGAAAGCCCGGAAGTTGAACAGGTAGGTAGTGCTTTGGATGTAGAAGTTCCGGAGGTTCTTCTCCTGGCTGCCGGGAAAAATGAGGGCCGCACCGGGGTACAGGCGGCTTGCGGCGATGATGGCGGCCAGCGCGTCGAAATCGGCGTTGGCGTGGGCGGTGATCACCGCCCGCGGACGGGGCTTGGCGGGTGCGTTCATGAGGAGGTTCCAGGTCGTCGCTGGGCCTGCGTGGCGAAGGCCGTGGAACGAGGGTGGTATTGTTCGTGGATGCGCATGAGCCTGCCGGACTGGATATGGGTGTAAATTTCCGTTGCGTTGATGGCCGCATGGCCAAGCAGCAGCTGCACAGTGCGCAAGTCGGCCCCGCCTTCCAGCAGGTGCGTGGCGAAGGTGTGCCGGAAGGTGTGCGGTGAAATGCTCCGGCGGATGCCGACTTCCTCGGCATAGCGCTTGATCAGCTTCCAGATACCCTGACGGGTGAGGCCCTTGCCGGAACGGTTGAGGAAAATGTTTCGGCACACAGGCTTGAAGGCGGCCCTCTTGAAATCGAGATAGTCGCACAACAATTTTTGCGCGGAAAAATGTATGGGCACCAGGCGTTCCTTGGACCGCTTGCCGAACACGCGCAAGATGCCCGTCTGTGGGTCGAAGTCGCCCAGCTCAAGTCCGGTGAGTTCGGATATGCGCAGTCCCGCGGCGTACAGCAGTTCCAGCATGACCCTGTCTCGGTAGCCGAGAAGCGTGGAGGGGTCGGGCTGGGCGAGCAGGGCGTCCATTTCTTTGCGGGTCAAGAACTCTGGGAGTTGCGCAGGAAGCTTGGGGCTGTCGAGCAGGGCGGACGGGTCCTCTTCGAGCAGTCGCGCCTGCACGGCGAAGGCGAAAAGGCCCCGCAGTGTGGACAATATGCGGGCGAGACTGGCCGCGGCCAGTTTGCGGGCCCGCAAATGGGTCAAAAAGAGAAACAGGTGGCGCGTGGTGCAGGTTTCAAGCTCCTCCCCAAGGCCGTCCAGGAAAGCAAGGAGGGCGGCGATATCCGTGCGGTACGCGGCAAGCGTGTTTTCAGAAAGCCCGCGCTCGACCGTGAGGTGCTCAAGGTATCGGTCCGCCATTGGAGGCAGGGGCGCATTGGGCGTGTCGTGTTGGGCGTTGTTCATCGGATCATCACCGTTGATGGCGTTAGGCTGCGAAGACAGGGCACTCCACAAGGGCGCGCCATGTTGGGGCTGTCGCCTCGGCGTGCCTCCTGCACGTCCTAGCCCGTATCGCGGCCCAGGGCAAGGCGGCCGACCATGCGGCAAGTCGTGCCGCTCGATTGACAGTGATCGGCGCTGGCATTACAGAGACGGTTCATTTGCACCCAAAGGAGCCTCGAATGTCCGATTTTCAGCTTGCGCAGCGTCTTGCGACTCTCCCGCCATATCTTTTCGCCGCAATTGACAAAGCCAAGGAAGAAGTCCGCGCCAAGGGCATGGACATCATCAGCCTGGGCATCGGCGATCCCGACCTGCCTACGCCCGACTTCATTATCGACGCATTGAACGCCGCGGCCCGCAAACCCGCCAACCATCAGTACCCCTCGTACATCGGTCTGCGCAGCTTCCGCCAGTCCGTTGCCGACTGGTACAAGCGCCGCTTCGGGGTGGTCCTTGATCCGGACACCGAAGTTGTGAGCCTTATCGGCTCCAAGGAAGGCATTGCCCATTTTCCCCTGGCTTTCGTCAACCCGGGCGACGTGGCCCTCATCGCCACGCCCAACTACCCGGTGTACGGCGTCACCACTGAGTTTGTCGGCGGCATACCGATGTATTTGCCGCTTACCGACGAGAATAACTTCTTGCCCGACCTCGACGCCATCGACAACGACACCTGGAAGAAAGCCAAACTCATCTACATCAACTACCCCAACAATCCCACGGCCGCCACGGCCCCTCGCTCCTTTTACGAGAAGCTCATCGAGAAGGCCAAGGAATTCGGCGTCATCGTGGTCCACGATGCGGCCTACACAGAAATCTACTTCGACGAGGCCAACAAGCCGCTTTCGATTCTTGAAATTCCTGGCGGAAAGGATGTGGCGATCGAGTTCCATTCCTTGTCCAAGACCTACAACATGACTGGCTGGCGCATCGGCATGGCCGTGGGCAACGCCTCCTTGGTCAAGGGCTTGGCGAAGATCAAGGAACAGATGGACTCCGGCATCTTCCAGGCCGTGCAGGAGGCTGGAATGGTGGCGCTGGACCAGGGGGATCAGTTCTGTGACGGCCTGCGCGCCATTTACAAGGAACGTCGCGATGTGGTGATCGAGGCGCTGAAGAAGACCGGCATTTCCTGCCGCGTGCCCGATGCCAGTTTCTACATCTGGTCCAAGGTGCCGGGTGGCCTCTCCAGCCAGGATTTCGTCACCAAACTGCTCAAGCAGACCGGCGTGGTCACCACTCCGGGCAATGGCTTCGGCGCGCCGGGCGAGGGCTATTTCCGCATCTCGCTCACTGTTGACACGGATCGACTGAAGGAGGCTGTGTTACGGATTTCCCAACTCTAGACGCCTACGTTTCCCTGGGCTCCAACCAGGGGGATCCCGAGGCCAACATCGAAGAGGCGCTCCATCGTCTGGAGCATTATGGGTCTGATCTGCGCCTCGACGCGCAGTCCCCCTTGTACCGCACCGAGCCCCAGGACGTGCGTGACCAGCCTTGGTTCGTCAACAGCGTTGTCCGCTTCAAGGTGGGGTCGGATATTTGGGCGCCCGAAGGCCTGTTGTCCGCGCTGCAGGCCGTTGAGGCCAAGATGGGCCGTGTTCGCGATGTGCCACGCGGTCCCAGAATCATTGATCTGGACCTGCTGCTCTTCGGGGATGTCGTCATGCAGGGAGAGTACCTGACCCTGCCGCACCCGCGCATGATGCGCCGGGCCTTTGTGCTCGTCCCTCTGCGGGACATTGCTCCTGGTCTTTTGCTCCCCGGCGGCGTAAGCATTGATCAGGCCTTGGCGGGGCTTTCCTTTGGGCTGGACGGCCGCAACATCAGCCAGAAGCAGGGTGGGCAGCCGCTGTAACCGTTTGCCCGTGCTTCAAGGACGATTTCCATGATGAGTCTGACCAAACTGCTTGTTCTGGCTATCTGCGCCTTCATTGTCTGGAAACTCTTCGCCGGCGACAAGCGCTGGAAGGAGAACAAGGCCAAGGAGCAGAAGGAGGACCTTGTCGCCTCCGGGGAGATGGTCAAAGATCCCGTCTGTGGGGCATATGTGTCCAGGCACGGCGACATCCGCGTGCGGCACGGCGATGTCGTGCTGCACTTCTGCTCGTATGAATGCCGTGAACAATACTTGAAGCGGCTGGAAGGCGAGGGCGGCGGCAAGGACGGGGACGCCCAGGCCTGAACCACAGCAGGGGAGCGCCACCATGAAAATCTTTCTCGACAGCGCGAACCTTGAGCAGATCCGCCAAGCCAAGGCTCTGGGCGCCATTGAGGGCGTGACCACGAATCCCAGCCTGCTTGCGCGGGAAAAGGGCGATTGGAAGCGCGCAATCCGGCAAATATGCAAGGAGATAGACGGTCCGGTCAGTGTCGAGGTCATCGCCACAGAGGCGTCGGCCATGCTCACCGAGGCGCGTGATCTGGTGAAGATCGCCCCGAACATCGTCGTAAAAGTTCCACTGACGCTTGAAGGACTCAAGGCCATTGCTGAGCTGCACCGGCGCGGCATCGAGACCAATGCGACCCTCGTGTTTTCAGCCAACCAGGCTTTGCTCGCAGCGAAAGCCGGGGCGAGCTTCGTCAGTCCCTTCATCGGGCGCCTCGACGACATCGGGCAGGATGGAATGCAGACGCTGCAGGACATCATGACCGTTTTCCGGAATTATGACTTGACCACGCAGGTGCTGGCCGCCAGCATCCGGCACGCCAACCATTTTTTTCAGGCCGCCATGCTCGGAGCCGATGCCGCAACGGTCCCGCCAACGGTGCTCTTCGACCTTGTGCAGCACCCCCTGACCGAAATCGGGCTCGCGAAGTTCCTGGAGGACTGGAAATCACGATGACCGACAGCTCTCTTCCGGTGCGGTCGCCCTGGTCACCGTATGTCTCATAATGTAAATTATGTAAACTTTGCCGCATAAAGCCGCGCATCCCCCTCTTCCACGCAGTGTGCCGGTGGAGTGCGGGGAGCACCAACCCGCAACCGCTGCGCGTCAGGCGCGCAACGTACATGACCGGGGCCATACGCTGATGAATACGCCTTTTTTCCGAGTTGCCACACCTGGAATTCTCGCGGGAACCCTGTTTATGGCCATCCTGATTGGATTTCCGGCCGAGATGGCCGCTGCCAAGAAAAGCACAGCCAAGGCTGTCGCCAAGCCCGCCGCAGAAGCTTCCCGGTTGCCCCAGAAAGCCGATGAATCAGGATTGGCGTATGAACAATGGCTCAAAAAGTACGGCGCCTATGACCGTCTTGCCGCCAGCGCCGCCACTGCGGCGGACGATGGCAGCGGCGCGTCCGTGCTGAAGCGTGCGGAGGCCCAACTTCTTCAAGGCACTCCACGGGAGGCGCTGACCATTATCCAGGGACAACCGCCCTTTGAGGACAAGGCCTTGGAAGCAAAAAGGCTGTGGCTTGGCGGTAATGCGCATAGGGCTTTGGGCGACCCTTATCAGGCTGTGGTCTGGTACAGCCAGGCCTCCCAATTCATGGATGCAAAACAGGTCAAGGCGCGCTTGACCGCCGAGCCCGGCTTGGAAGCCCTTTGGGTAGATGTCTGGCGCAGGCAATTCTGGGCTTATGTGGGCAATCCTTCCGTATCGCGAGAGGCGCTTGGCGAGACATTGCGGATGCTGCTTGCCCAGGCGGAAGCGGCCTGGGGAACCGCGAATTTTTGGGGCAAGGCAAAAGAGTCCCTTGAACAGGCTGAAGGCGGCGAGCCTGGAACTGGCAAGCACACCGATGCCAAGGACGCTTCACTTGTTGTCAACGAGGCCGACCGGCTGCTTCTTTCCCGTGCGGTGGCTGCTGCGGCGCTTGAGGATTATGGGATTTCCCGTGACTTGCTCAGGCAGGTTTCCGTGCCGGCGTTGCGCGAGTTTTGGGCCGGTTTTGCGGAATTTCTCGAAAGCGGCAAGGCGCCGGACGTCAAGACGCTTGCCACCACGGGGCACGCCAAGGCCGCGGGGTTTTGGAGCGCCAACCTCTTGGCCTCGTACGCCGAGAACCGGCAGGACTGGCTTCTAGGCAGCTCCGCTTCCTCCTGGACACGCTTTAAATCCAGCTTGGCCAAGCTCTCGCGCGAGGAGGCCCGACAAGCGGTCGAAAAGGAATTGCAGTCCCTTCTGCTCTCCGAAGAGATGTCGCGGCATTTGCGTTCCCTCAAGTTTGTTCTGTGCATGGAGGAAGGCGATCTGGATTCGGCGCGGGAGATCTGGCAGGGGCTTGAAGCACGCAAGCTCCCGATAAGCCTACGCCTGTCCGGGGCCCTCGCCTTTGGCGAAGAACTCAAAAATTTGCTCCCCCAGGAGATTGGAGCCGCAGGACGCCTCTCCCCTGCCCTTGCGGCCCTGCTTTCGGCTGGCGGCGTCGGGACTCCCCTGCCTGGCGAGGCCCCGTTCTGGATTCGCATCGAGGTCGGTAAAGGCAACACGGTTGGCAAGGCATGGCCCTTGGATCGGTTGCTGGTCCTTGCCGACTGGCAGGCACGCGGAGGGGCAGCCGCAAACACCGACTTGGCCCGCCGCTCGGCGTTCCTTTTCCCCGATACCGCATACGGGTACGACTGCCTCTTGGCCCTGGCACAGAAGGCTGTGGAAAGCCGTTCGTTTCAGCTTGCCGAAGCCTACCTTGGTCGTATGGCAAATTTGCCGTCCGACAAACAGCGCACCACGGCACGACTTGGTTTGAAAGCCAAGCTGGAACGCGAAAGCGGCAATGATGAACAGGCGTTGGCCACCTACCGGGAGTTGCTAGCCCTTGGGGTGGACATGGCTCCACGGACCCGTCTGGATGTCGCCACGTTTTTGCAGCTTAAGGGAGATTTTGACAGCGGGCGCGAGCAGTTGCTGATTCTGTGGGAACAGCGGGACAAGCTCGAGCGCCCCGTGCAGGCCGAGGTGCTGTTCTGGCTGGGCGAGGGAGAGCATTCATTGCGCAACTATGATGCAGCGCTGGATTATTATCTGCGCTTGGCATATCAATACGCGCACGAGCCCATGTGGCCAACCGTGGCCTTGTATCGGTCCGCGATGATCTATGAAATCAAGGGGAACTACGAGACCGCCAAGAAGTTGCTGCGTTCCGTCATCGCCTCGGCTGACACCAAGGAAGCCCAGGAGGCTGCGAAAAACCGGCTGAACGCACTGGAGACCAAGACCGGCAAAACCGCCCCGCAAAAGGAAGGTGGCGGCGCCATGTATCCCTTCTGATCCCCTTGCCCGTCTGCGACGTTCAAAGAGGAGTAGCTCATGGCCCAGGATTTTCGTGGTTTGCTCAAGGAAAAGATGAGGAATCCTGATGTCGGCGAACGCTGGTTCGAGGATTTCGAGATCGGATGCGTGTTTTATTTCTCCGTTCAGGCCAGCGCCCTGCACGAGAGCACTCCCAGCGCTTTGCTTGACGACATCTCGGGATATACGGCTTTCCAGGTGACCCTGCAGGCCCGCAGTGGCGTGTTCACCTATGGCAAGCGCGGCGCTTGGCAGCATTTGGAGAATACGCCCTGGTGGCATCTCTTTGAGCCAGAGTCGCCGCTGCTTCTCGTCGCCCCCAATGTGCCGACAGCCACAGTGCAGCAGATTTTTGAGGATCTGCACGCCTGTGTTGAGGCGCATCCGGAAATGGCGAAACGGAAGTGTCAGCGGTCGCTTAGCGTGTGCTGAGTGCTACCGCGGCTGTTCCGTGTCTTTTGTGTTCGTATTGGCCGATTGCTGGACAGCGCCTTGTCTGCGGGAAAGCATGTGCCTGCCCGCATACAGGAACAGCGCGACTCCGAGGCAGATGGCGACAATGCGCACCAGTCTCCCTGTGTCCCCGCTGAGCATGAAGCCGCCGGTAAGCTGGCCAAGATGGCTGAAGACGAGGCACAGGGGGGCGGAGAAGAGGATCGTGCCCCATACGTAGGTCCGCAATGGCATCGACGTAAGGCCAAGCAGGAAGTTCACCACACCGGAAGGAACGGCGGGGTTCAGGCGGACAAAGGCGATGACCTTCCAGGGGGTCTTCTCCATGTTAGCGCCCAGCCGTGAAAGCAGGGAAAGGTTGAACCCGCGGGCGAAGGGCTGGCCGAACGCGCTACGCGCGAACGAAAAAGCGAGTGTTGCGCCAAGACTGCTGCCAAGCAGGGAAAAGGCCCCGCCAACGGCTGTGCCCCAGAGGAACCCGGCTCCGATGTTCAACGGCATTGTGGGCAGCATAAAGAGCATGGCAAGGGCGTATATGCCGATAAACGCCACAGGGGCCAGGAGAGGGTGCTCGCGCACAGCCAGGAGCACTCCTTCGGAGTTGAGCAGGTTCTGGTCCCAAAGACGCCAAGCCAGGCTGGCGAAAATGATGAAGAGCAGAACTAACGCCACTTGGCGGGCCTTGGCGAACGGTGGCCGACTGGCGGCGGGTGAAGGCTTCGGATTCATCATGTCCCATGGTTTCAGTATCTGCGAGTGAACGGTCCGGGAACCCGGCTTCGGGCGGGAACGCGTGGCCCTGTTGTCCATATACCAACAGCCTTCGGGTCGTAAAGGCTTGAGGCGTCCGGGCGCTACCGTGCGCGCCAACGGCAACCGAGGTTCAGCGTTCATGCCAGCGACATGCTCAACGCTTGCGCCAAACAGGCGCGATTTGTTTTTGTTTCTGGCGTTGGCGATTCTTTGCTACGCAGACAAGATCGTGCTTGGTCCGCTCGCCTTTGTCGATATCTACGACAGTCTTGAAGTCCATTTCGTCCATTTTCGCAACATGTGGAAGCTCTGGACGGAGTTCGGCCCATTCAGTTGGTATCCGTTCCATGCCGGTGGCGCTCCAAGCTTCGCAGGCCAGCATCCTCCTTGGCATCCGGCCGTGCTCCTGGCCGGTATGTTGCCGCTTTGGCTGCTTTCGTTGTTATGGAATATCGGGCAGATGTGCTTGGCCGGGTACGGCATGTCGCGCTTTCTGCCCTTGCTGTTCGGCATTTCTCGCCGCAGCGCGCTTTTGGCGGGCGTGCTATTTTCCATCACTTGGGTAAGCGGCAATGTGCACTTCGTCATGTCCTACGCCTTCCCCGCAGTGTTTGTCTGGTGCGTGGAGCTCTGCACGGCCGATTCTTCCAAGGGGCAGCGGGTGCTCGCCGCCATCTGCATCGCTTTGGCCAGCGTGTTTTCCTTCCCTGTGCTGACGCTCCCGCATTTCCCGGTGTTTCATCTTGCTCTGGTCCTATTGCTTGGGCGACATTTGCCCGATTTTCGCCGTCAGGTGGCTGGGGTATTTCTCGTCTGGACGGGGTTCGTGCTGTTGTTCTCGCCGACCGTTGTAAGTTTGTTCGAATACATCCCCTACGCCCAACGGCAATGGGATTTTGCCTACCCGGGACATTGGCCCGCGCTTTTAAGTTTTTTCAAGTGGTTGAAAGGGCGATTGGCCGATCAACAGTTGATTGCGTTATTGATCATGGGGCTGCCGTTTTTGTCTTGGCGACCTTTTCGCGTGAGCGCCTTATTGGGGCTGGGCATTCTTCTTGTGTCAGGCGTGTTCAGCAGCGATTTGAAGGGGCTCTTCGCAGGCAGTTTCCTGCTCAAAATGGATTTGTTCATGTTCGCCACCTGTCTTGGGCTCGTGAGCGCAATGCTTGCGGGGTTGGCTCTTGAGGCGTTGACGCGCTCGGACAAGGGGGTGCGCTGGCCCTTGGCGCTTGCGGCGTTGGCCGTCTTGCCGTGTTTCGGCGCGGCGCACAAGGTCTTGGCCTACGCGTTTTTCTTGGGCGCTGGCCTGGCAGGGGTGTGCATCATGCGCCGGAAACAGCCCCGTTATCCCTCTCGTGCGGCCATCGCGCTGATGGTCTGCCTGGCCGCCGCGGCCATGTTGACGCGACAGCAGTTCATGACCAGCGGCATGTTCGCCCCCTACGCCCAGGGGATGAAGGGCCACGACTCCCTGGCCGCCTTGGCCGAAACCTATTGGCGTCAGCCTTTCCGCACGGCTTGCGTGGACGTGCACCCCGTTGTTGCGCAGAATCTTGGGTTTGATACCGTTGGCGGCAAGGGGCCGTTGTTTAACAAGCACTACAAGGATTTGGTCGGCGAGGCCTTGCGCCCACAGCTGAATAACGCCGAGCAGTTCTCAGGTTTCAATACCCTGTGGCGGCAGCTGTACCTGACCCGGTTGCACACCGACCATGACCAGCGTTCCTGGGTCCTGGACAAAGCTCCGTTACGTGATGTGGCCGACTTCAACTGGAATCTTCTCTACGCCCTCAATGTCAGCCATGTTTTGTCCGATCGGGAGATCGGCGGCATGTCGGCGGTGGCGGGACGTCCGACACTCTCCCCCGGTTTCGGAGAGCAGTCGTCGTTTGTGGCGCGGCTGGGGCTGTCCAGCACGTATTCTTTGCCGCTCTATCTGTATGGACTCAAGGATCCCTTGCCGCGGGTGCGCCTGACAGACCCCCTGTTCGTCCCACAAGGCGAGTCCGTTCCAGAGCGCATGGGACGCGCCGACTTGGACGAATTGCGCCGCGTGGCCTATCTTACGCAGGCCGAGGCACGCTTTTTCCCGCCACCTCCCCCCTTGCGGCGCTTTGTGCCGGAATTCGAGTCCCCTGTGGGAACGGTGCGCCTGGCCCACTGGTCTCCAGACCGCATACGAGTCAACGGAATCGCCGAACGACCCTGCGTTTTGCTTTTGGCGAACAACTTCGACCCTGGCTGGAAAGCTGTTTTGTCCAATGGCACAGTTCTGCCAACGTTCCGGGCCAACCACGCCTTTCTGGGGGTGAGGATCTCCGAGCCAGGGCCGTTCAGCCTCGCGTTCGTCTACTCTGCTCCGCACATCTGGTGGCTTTGCCTGGCCTCTGCGTTTGGCCTGGGGCTCCTGTTCGTTCCACTGGCCTGGCCCGTATCCGAACGCCCGTTCTCTGCTCCGGCCATATTGGACCAAGAGGCTCCAGCCTTTGCCGTTAGTCGGAAAACGGCATTGTTGTGCGGCATCGGCGCTGCTGCCGTATGGGCCTTGGCGTTTGGTTTGTTCGTCATGGGGCGGCACAAGGGGCCGCAGAGTGGAAGCCTCGGCTATGCCTTGTGGAGCATCCCGAGCATGGGAGTGCTTGTGGCGTGCTGGACCAGGGCGCTCTTGCGCCGCATCTGAGCCTGTTTATGTTTTGCCAGCGAAAAAAAGGCCGCCTCGTGTCGGGGCGGCCTTTTGGGGTGTATTGTCAGGCAAGCGTTGCGGGGGTGCCTATTTCCACCACACCACTTCGCGCAGGAACTGGAAGTAGTATGCGGCGCCCCAGCGCAGGACCTGCAGCTTGCGCTCGCCGCCGATGCGTGGTGGCTCATCGCCGGGGATCTCCGCGATTTTGAGCTTGCGCTTGGCCGCCCGGCAGGAGAGCAGCGGCTCCCAGCTGATCTTGGTGCCGAAGAGTTTTTCCGGCAGGGCGAAAGCCGA
Coding sequences within:
- the fsa gene encoding fructose-6-phosphate aldolase, with the translated sequence MKIFLDSANLEQIRQAKALGAIEGVTTNPSLLAREKGDWKRAIRQICKEIDGPVSVEVIATEASAMLTEARDLVKIAPNIVVKVPLTLEGLKAIAELHRRGIETNATLVFSANQALLAAKAGASFVSPFIGRLDDIGQDGMQTLQDIMTVFRNYDLTTQVLAASIRHANHFFQAAMLGADAATVPPTVLFDLVQHPLTEIGLAKFLEDWKSR
- a CDS encoding tetratricopeptide repeat protein; the protein is MAILIGFPAEMAAAKKSTAKAVAKPAAEASRLPQKADESGLAYEQWLKKYGAYDRLAASAATAADDGSGASVLKRAEAQLLQGTPREALTIIQGQPPFEDKALEAKRLWLGGNAHRALGDPYQAVVWYSQASQFMDAKQVKARLTAEPGLEALWVDVWRRQFWAYVGNPSVSREALGETLRMLLAQAEAAWGTANFWGKAKESLEQAEGGEPGTGKHTDAKDASLVVNEADRLLLSRAVAAAALEDYGISRDLLRQVSVPALREFWAGFAEFLESGKAPDVKTLATTGHAKAAGFWSANLLASYAENRQDWLLGSSASSWTRFKSSLAKLSREEARQAVEKELQSLLLSEEMSRHLRSLKFVLCMEEGDLDSAREIWQGLEARKLPISLRLSGALAFGEELKNLLPQEIGAAGRLSPALAALLSAGGVGTPLPGEAPFWIRIEVGKGNTVGKAWPLDRLLVLADWQARGGAAANTDLARRSAFLFPDTAYGYDCLLALAQKAVESRSFQLAEAYLGRMANLPSDKQRTTARLGLKAKLERESGNDEQALATYRELLALGVDMAPRTRLDVATFLQLKGDFDSGREQLLILWEQRDKLERPVQAEVLFWLGEGEHSLRNYDAALDYYLRLAYQYAHEPMWPTVALYRSAMIYEIKGNYETAKKLLRSVIASADTKEAQEAAKNRLNALETKTGKTAPQKEGGGAMYPF
- a CDS encoding TVP38/TMEM64 family protein, whose protein sequence is MMNPKPSPAASRPPFAKARQVALVLLFIIFASLAWRLWDQNLLNSEGVLLAVREHPLLAPVAFIGIYALAMLFMLPTMPLNIGAGFLWGTAVGGAFSLLGSSLGATLAFSFARSAFGQPFARGFNLSLLSRLGANMEKTPWKVIAFVRLNPAVPSGVVNFLLGLTSMPLRTYVWGTILFSAPLCLVFSHLGQLTGGFMLSGDTGRLVRIVAICLGVALFLYAGRHMLSRRQGAVQQSANTNTKDTEQPR